The proteins below come from a single Actinomycetes bacterium genomic window:
- a CDS encoding endonuclease/exonuclease/phosphatase family protein gives MGAYALYLRAGEAVTLRAHLDQVLAGGGRTGAVLVAGDLNDGVDAATTQLLQGPPGSELGTPGFGRPDQGDGERLWNLTPLIAEPQRFTRVFRGRREVIDHIFASHVLAATMPAVSTALAAGRLVDQRRPRRAGRPARL, from the coding sequence GTGGGCGCCTACGCGCTGTACCTGCGGGCCGGGGAGGCGGTGACGCTGCGGGCCCACCTGGACCAGGTCCTGGCCGGCGGCGGGCGGACCGGGGCGGTGCTTGTTGCCGGCGACCTCAACGACGGCGTGGACGCCGCAACCACCCAGCTGTTGCAGGGCCCGCCGGGGTCGGAGCTGGGCACGCCTGGGTTCGGGCGTCCCGACCAGGGCGACGGCGAGCGGCTGTGGAACCTGACCCCGCTGATCGCTGAGCCGCAGCGGTTCACCCGCGTCTTCCGGGGCCGCCGTGAGGTGATCGACCACATCTTCGCCAGCCATGTCCTGGCGGCCACCATGCCGGCGGTGTCCACGGCGCTGGCCGCGGGCCGGCTGGTCGATCAGCGAAGACCCCGGCGAGCAGGTCGGCCAGCCCGGCTCTGA
- a CDS encoding endonuclease/exonuclease/phosphatase family protein, whose amino-acid sequence MAEFRLMTWNVENLLAVGADGGPRTQAELDAKLASLAQVIHAQRPDVLALQEVGAPEVLAALGRPLSHELPHAAVSAHPNARGIRVAFLSRLPLTAGPASPVPGWAGAGAGR is encoded by the coding sequence ATGGCTGAGTTCCGGCTGATGACCTGGAACGTGGAGAACCTGCTGGCCGTCGGTGCCGACGGCGGCCCACGGACCCAGGCGGAGCTAGACGCCAAGCTCGCCTCGCTCGCGCAGGTGATCCACGCCCAGCGGCCCGACGTGCTCGCCCTCCAAGAGGTCGGCGCGCCCGAGGTGCTGGCCGCGTTGGGCCGGCCGCTCAGCCACGAACTTCCCCACGCGGCGGTGTCGGCCCACCCCAACGCGCGGGGGATCCGGGTGGCGTTCCTCAGCCGCCTACCCCTCACTGCCGGTCCAGCTTCACCCGTTCCCGGCTGGGCTGGCGCTGGTGCAGGCCGGTGA